A genomic window from Lotus japonicus ecotype B-129 chromosome 1, LjGifu_v1.2 includes:
- the LOC130727808 gene encoding auxin response factor 5-like yields the protein MVSVEVKTKPLGEGRGHNVGGGSVAAEMNLLKEHCGSRFPKGINPELWHACAGPLVSLPQLGSLAYYFPQGHIEQVAASTLGIVTSQIPNYTNLPSQLLCQVQNVTLHADKETDEVFAQMSLQPLDSEKDVFPTCDFGIKLSKHPTEFFCKILTASDTSTHGGFSVPRRAAEKLFPPLDYTAQPPTQELVVRDLHDNTWTFRHIYRGQPKRHLLTTGWSSFVGLKRLRAGDSVLFIRDEKSQLLVGIRRANRQQTSLPSSVLSADSMQIGVLAAAAHAAANRSPFTIFYNPRACPSEFVIPLAKYRKAVYETQLSVGMRFGMMFETEESGKRRYMGTIVGISDLDPLKWPGSKWQNIQVEWDEPGCTDKQKRVSSWDIETPESLFIFQSLASSLKRPLQSGLLGAENGRNALVRRPFMPVPENGTVGLLNTMPNLYSEQMIKTLMKPQLVNNTGNCLWVRQQEYAAMRGPLEEVSTIPPTAYHKVHLASSMSTPQVNLHFQPKPDQSNALNLHSKLKSDELEKLHPPTKVDNPLSSGTVSDKSKSESEGLSVGIFDFPSFEGCNVEKMAFNPLSPQSLAEQLAFLNQNQTPSAVDIPQSDSHIVNGPLPQLDMDEWMRYSSESNNLSEIYSSINIDGSNSVSVADPSFTSSAILDECFTLKERKYQNPSDCMVSNLSTSQDVQSQVTSASLAESNAFSLHEFQDNSGVASSSHVDFDESSFLPNNSSWVPVAPKPARRRTYTKVQKAGSVGRSIDVTTFKNYEELIHAIESMFGLEGLLNDSRGSEWKLVYVDYENDVLLVGDDPWKEFVGCVRCIRILSPAEVQQMSEEGMELLNSGALQGMNGSGGCN from the exons ATGGTTTCAGTTGAAGTAAAAACCAAACCTCTAGGAGAAGGAAGAGGTCATAATGTTGGAGGTGGGAGTGTAGCTGCTGAGATGAATCTGCTGAAGGAACATTGTG GTTCAAGGTTCCCAAAGGGTATAAATCCAGAGTTATGGCATGCTTGCGCAGGCCCTCTTGTATCCTTGCCTCAGTTAGGAAGTCTTGCTTATTACTTTCCTCAGGGACATATTGAGCAG GTAGCTGCTTCTACTCTAGGGATAGTAACCTCACAGATTCCAAACTACACCAATCTTCCATCTCAGTTGCTGTGCCAAGTCCAAAATGTCACACTTCAT GCAGACAAAGAAACCGACGAAGTCTTTGCTCAAATGAGTCTTCAACCACTGGATTCT GAAAAAGATGTATTTCCTACATGTGATTTTGGGATAAAGCTCAGCAAGCATCCCACTGAGTTTTTCTGCAAAATTTTAACTGCTAGTGACACAAGCACACATGGTGGGTTCTCGGTACCACGCAGAGCAGCAGAAAAGCTCTTTCCTCCATTG GACTACACAGCTCAACCACCAACCCAGGAACTTGTTGTTCGAGATTTGCATGATAATACATGGACATTCCGACATATATACCGCG GTCAGCCGAAGAGACACCTTCTCACAACTGGTTGGAGTTCGTTTGTGGGCTTAAAGAGGCTTAGAGCAGGCGACTCTGTCCTTTTTATCCG GGATGAGAAATCGCAGTTGCTAGTTGGTATTAGGCGTGCTAATCGCCAACAGACATCACTGCCATCATCAGTCCTTTCTGCCGATAGTATGCAAATTGGTGTGCTTGCTGCTGCAGCTCATGCTGCTGCTAATCGAAGCCCATTCACCATTTTCTACAATCCAAG AGCATGCCCTTCAGAATTTGTTATTCCACTGGCTAAATACAGAAAGGCTGTATATGAGACCCAGCTCTCAGTTGGTATGAGATTTGGAATGATGTTTGAGACAGAGGAATCGGGTAAGCGCAG ATACATGGGTACAATAGTCGGCATTAGTGACTTGGATCCTTTAAAATGGCCTGGTTCTAAGTGGCAAAATATTCAG GTGGAGTGGGATGAACCAGGGTGTACGGATAAGCAGAAAAGAGTTAGTTCGTGGGACATTGAGACTCCTGAAAGTCTTTTCATCTTTCAATCTTTGGCTTCAAGTCTTAAACGGCCATTGCAATCTGGATTGTTGG GTGCAGAAAACGGGAGGAACGCTTTAGTAAGAAGACCTTTTATGCCAGTTCCTGAAAATGGAACTGTGGGGCTCTTGAACACCATGCCAAATTTGTACTCTGAACAAATGATCAAAACTCTTATGAAACCTCAACTTGTTAACAATACTGGAAACTGTTTATGGGTCAGACAACAAGAATATGCTGCTATGAGAGGTCCCTTGGAAGAAGTGAGTACTATACCGCCAACAGCTTACCATAAAGTTCATCTTGCAAGTTCAATGAGCACACCACAAGTAAATCTACATTTTCAACCGAAACCAGACCAATCTAATGCCTTGAACTTGCATTCAAAGTTGAAAAGTGATGAACTTGAAAAGTTGCATCCTCCAACCAAAGTGGATAATCCTCTGTCTTCTGGAACAGTTTCTGATAAGTCAAAATCAGAATCTGAGGGGTTAAGTGTTGGTATCTTTGACTTCCCTTCCTTCGAAGGCTGCAACGTCGAGAAAATGGCATTCAATCCTCTTAGCCCCCAAAGCCTTGCAGAACAATTGGCATTCCTTAATCAAAACCAAACACCATCCGCGGTTGATATTCCTCAATCTGATTCTCATATTGTGAATGGTCCACTTCCTCAGCTAGACATGGATGAATGGATGAGGTATTCTTCTGAGAGCAACAATCTGAGTGAAATCTACAGCAGCATCAATATTGATGGTAGTAATAGTGTGAGTGTGGCTGATCCTTCTTTCACTTCAAGTGCTATCTTGGATGAGTGTTTCACATTGAAGGAAAGGAAGTATCAGAACCCGTCAGATTGCATGGTGAGCAACTTAAGTACGAGCCAAGATGTCCAGTCTCAGGTAACATCAGCAAGTCTAGCGGAATCAAATGCCTTTTCCCTACACGAGTTCCAGGACAACTCAGGTGTTGCATCTTCAAGCcatgttgattttgatgaaagcAGCTTTCTACCGAATAATTCTTCATGGGTGCCAGTAGCTCCAAAGCCTGCACGTCGGCGTACCTATACCAAG GTGCAAAAGGCAGGTTCTGTAGGAAGATCAATTGATGTCACCACATTCAAGAACTATGAGGAGCTGATCCACGCAATCGAAAGCATGTTTGGACTGGAGGGTCTGTTGAACGATTCTAGAGGTTCAGAATGGAAATTGGTATATGTGGATTATGAGAATGATGTTCTGCTTGTGGGGGATGATCCTTGGAA GGAATTTGTAGGTTGCGTTCGGTGCATCAGAATTCTATCACCTGCAGAAGTTCAGCAGATGAGTGAAGAGGGTATGGAGCTTCTAAACAGTGGTGCCTTGCAAGGGATGAATGGTTCAGGTGGCTGTAATTGA